The genomic interval TGCCTATACCTTTGCCAGTTTGGATGTGGTAATACACAGTCTAGTAGCCTCTGACCGTATGTGGGTGTTGAAGTACTTGTAACTGAATTCCAAAGCTCAGTTTTAAATTTTGCTCATTTTTAGTAAGCTTACATTCCAGTGGCCTGTGTGGCTGCACACTCCTGTGTTGGAGAGTGTAGTTTAGGGAGTTGCAAACAAGATGACAAGGCTTAGCAGCTGTAGTTTTTCTGCttgctttatgtttgtttttagtgaAGGCTTGGAGGCAGAGTTTGTCTTCACAGAAAGAGTGCCTGTTGGTGATaggaaatttcttcttttttatttcatcaaGTTTGTGTTTGAACAATTTTTTGAAGAATTTCTTAACTAGGGAGCCCGCACCCAGCTCCACCACAGTCTCATAGTGTAGCCCTATTTGCTCTGAAATTTGTTGTGTATACCAAACTGGCTTTAAACTTAAGAGCATTACAGGTCTGCATCCCCAGTCCCAACTCAGGACGGCCACTTAGGGAAAGTCGAACATTTGGTCTTGTATTGCAGTCAGATGGTTGGCAGTTAGGGGTTTCTGCGCTTTTACCCTTTTTTCTGCAAGAGATGAGAAAACACTGGTGTTTGGCCCGAGTCAGTGGCCGTGGTCTCAGATGGCATTCCTTTCAGGAGCAGTGAGGCTGGCTGGGAAGAAGGTTCCTGTCCGTGTGCCTCGCTCTCAGGAGGTGCCGTCCTTCCTGCTCCAGCTCATGCTTAGATCTGTGTCCCATCAGGCTGAGCAGCAAGGATTCTCCATTACTTCTAGTAGCACATCCGAAATCTGTAAAGCCAGAAGACAAACATCCTGGTTTTTATACTAGATACAGTCTAACATACAGATGCTTGCCCATTTTACTCCAGTTAGACTAATCCATTCTAGAAAAATGGCCATACTTTAATcctaatatttaatgaaaaatacatATGCTGGCTGTGGTGATGCCTGTCTCTAATCGTAGTAATTGAGAAACagacaagtttgaggccagtctcagCTGTACAGCAAGTCCATTCTGGGCCACGTAATGAaactctgaaaaaagaaagacatcttttttaaagacacagtCTTTCTATTATGTATCTcttgtttctctggctgtcctggaacttgatacttagatcagactggcctcaaattcacagagaaccgtctgcctctgcctcccaggtgctgggactaaaggtgtgtgctgtcaTGCCTAGCCCTAACAAAAATAATTCCAGTGATTGTTAGAATACATAGAATATAGTCCAAtcaaaaaacagttaaaaattttaaacatttcaaagttCCATTGTGGGGCCCAGGACTGGGCTTAGGTCATCGCGCTTGCACAGCAGGTGCTTCTGCTCCAGAGTCATCGTGCCAGCCACAAAAGGGCTGTGATTGGGAGGTAGTTCTACTTTGCAGTTAGGTTTGGTGGTAGGTTTGTATCTCATTGAAGCTCACATGGCCTCCTCAACTTCAAGAATCTGATAGCAGTGTAGTTTATCCTCTGTCCCAGGTGCGCCTCAGACAGCGCCATCAGAAGTCCTCTGCTGGTATGTCAGAGGCTTTAGTGGAAACCCCAAGTAGACGGGCCTcgtgtgagttctaggccatcttCTAAACAACAGAGGAGGTGTAATAGCAGGACACTTGGAGGTGACTCCCACAGCCTGGCCCAGGTTGTTAGTGTGTCTTGCAAGGGCAGATGCCCAGGAACGCTCTTGCTTCTTCAGACCAGATGGCTCCCTGCCTTCACTTCCTTTTCCCAGATGCTAGTTACAGGGTGGGCCCTTCCTCTGCACTCATGAGCTGGGTTACTGTAGCCTTGATGGTTATATAATCATGTGCTTATTTCCAGGCTTTCCTACTGCAGTAAGTCAAGTGTGAGCTTGAGAGCAGACTAGGTCTTTGCTCTCCCCTTATCCGTGGCAAGTTCACTcaactttttgagttttttttttcctcactactGAAAATGAACCTAAAATTTTTCTTCTTGGGAATATTGTAAAGATTGGGGTACATGTAAAGCATATGCCAAAGCGGATGTCCTCAAGAACACGTTTGACTGTTAGAGTGACTCACGTGTGCCGCTAGCGGTGATCATGTTTCCCTACCTTTGTGACGGATGGTCTTCAATCAAACACTGTGCAAAACTACATTTACTCTGAAAACTTCACATTggagttggaaagatggctcagaggttaagagcacttgttgctcttgcagaggatccaggttgaGTTCgtagcacccacacggcagctcacaaccgtctgtaactccatctcACGGGTTCTcatgcttctggcctctgggcaccTGCATATGTGCCCgattatgtgtgagtgtatgtgcacacacaatagaAAATAGAGTTTCCAAAGGAGAAAATGTTTGAGAATCCAGGCTAGCAAACCTACATATGTGAGTTTTCTGAACCTACTGTCTTGAGCCCTTTGGTGATTATTAAACAGTGATCCTGTGTCCTTGGCCCTTGCAGCTCCCTCCATCCCTGTTCTCTTGCAGTTAGCTCTGTTACAGACTAACAGCTGTCCAAGCTGGAGTAGGTATTCTGTGGTCTGATTCGTGAGTCGTTTCTACCTCTGCTAATTTTACTGTTAGTTTCCTGCCTTGCACAAGTGTTTCTACCATATTTATAGTTAGGGGAGTAACTTTGTGTTGTATAAAACTATGAGTGGTTGCTTTAGGGGTATGGCTATGTACATTTCTAGAAGACTTAGAAGAATTTGTTTAGTTagttgggagagtgcttgccCGGCATGCGCACAGCCCTGAAGTCAGTCTCTCAACATAATAGAAAACTGGGCGTAATCATTCATTTCTGTAGGCTAGTGttcagaggggaaagcaggaggcagaagttCAAGGCTTTCACGGTGTTATAGGTTTAGGGCCATCATGGGCTACATGAAATACtggctcaaaaaaagaaaaaggttgtatgtatgcctgtgtaccataaGTTTGAAGtacctatagaggccagagagggtattggatcctcttgaactggagttaacgatggttgtaagctaccatgggatgtgggtgctgggaatggaaccctggtcctctgaaagagtagccagtgctcttaactgatgagccacctcCCATCCTTCTCTTCGCCCCCCGACATATATATGCTCGGACATTCCGATACCTCAGTAAATTCAGTAGGACCAAAATGTTACACATTGAAATGAacttatttttgctttctctcaattgcattcttttctctcttttacaagatgccaattctCGGAAGCAAGAAGCGGAGTGGAAAGAAAAGGCAATAAAGGAGTTAGAAGAGTGGTACGCGAGGCAGGACGAGCAGCTACAGAAGACAAAGGCAAACAACAGGTTGGTcctctctctgagacagagtcACATCCATTCTAGAACCCTGTTTAGGTTCCTGGCTGTGCCTGCCTTCTTAGAGTGGCCTTGGAGATCTGGAGGAAACTGCTAGAAACAGAGGTCCAAAGTTTTCTGCATCTTGTAAGCAAAATTCAACTTGGATTGAGTTTGACTCTTAAACTGGGTTTGGTTTCATGAGCTGTAATGGTGTGGTCTGGGAAAGTTAGGCTTTGGAGAGCCCTGAGATGAAAGGTCAGTTGCAGAGTCTTGTTACTTAGGAGACATTACAGACTAACTTACATAGATCCCCTAAATGTAGTCCTGCCCTCCTAAAAAGGCTTTCTGAATTCCTTAGCATGGACGTGCTCTGTAATTAGGTAGCTCAGGATGTTCCAGCGTggactggtgtgtctgaagacagctatagtgcgctcatacacatgaaataaataaaacattttgtgtgtgtgtgtatatatatattacacttaCTGAAAGTTGTACTGTGAAAGGTAATAATGAAGACATTGGGAACAGGCTTTCTATTGCGTTAGTTTTTGCTTACTCCTTTTATTTATAGGAATGCCCCGTGTCTATTGTAGGAACTTAACGTTAGCGCAAACACTCCTCTTATCATTACCAAACAGTAGCTGTGGTATGCACTCATTTCTTAGGGGCCCTTAGAGGTAGCCTAGGGAGACTGAAGGCAGATTAGCTTTCTGCTGGATTCAGAGCCACCCACCTTTTACCAAGTAGGAGGCATGccactcattttattgttaaaaacaaaaaacaaaacaaagcccaaggCAGACTGGGCCTTAGGTTATTCTCTATGGGCTGAGTCTGGCATTTTGGGGGCAGCTCTTAGACGGAAATCTGTCAGAAAATGTAGCTGGCTCCTTCACCAGCCTGCTGATGCCATTGTGAAGCAGCTGTGACAGAATAAGTGGGCTCTTCTATGTGACAGTCCTTTAAACTTCCCGTGTTTCTTGATCACCTTTGGCCCTGTCCTTTGATGCCAAGCCCAGGCCTCTCAACCTGGTCATTTCTCTGAGGGATATACTCTATTGTGGTGCCTTTCAGGTTCCATTTGAGTAAGGTGGGAACAACTCTGTGGTCAGGGTCAGTTGCCACTCAGCTGCGCAGAGCCTCTGCGCTGATGTAAAGGGTGAAATGCCCACCACCTCAGATGTTCCCCTCTGGGTCAAGTGCAGCTCTGCAGTACAGAAAGATGCTGCAGTGTGGGGATACTCCCCAGTAAAGGTGCCTCAACACCGTTCTACTCTGAAAGCCCTGGGTCAAGTCCACTGACTCCTCCTGCATCAGGTCCCATGGTTTCAGCAATTTGACAAACAGGCTTTCTATTGCGTTAGTTTTTGCTTACTCCCCTTATTTAAAGGAATGCCCTGTGTCTATTGTAGGAACTTGACCTTAGAGGGTGAGGTTCTGAGCAGGTAGTTGGATTGTGTAGACTTTAGTTTACTTAGAATCGTAGAATGCTGAGCTgctcccagcccttgggaggcagaggcaagcggatttctgagtttgaggccagcctggtctacagagtgagttccaggacagccagggctatacaaagaaaccctgtctcgaaaatccaaaataaaagaaaaaaaaaaaaagaagaagaagaagaatgctgAGTTGCCTGATCCTCAGAGAGATTTCTCATGGAGTGTTAATGTATCGATGTCAGAAACCAGCTCCTCTGCCTCATAAAACCTGCTCACAGCTCTAGTCTGAGTGCATAAAGTTGGGGTGTGCCAGCCACCATCCCCACAAGCGTAGGATAGAAGATATGTTTTTCTCCTCCAGTCctgtagtttttgtctttttgtctttattttgaggcagtcttTGTATCcctggtgggattaaaggcatgtgctgccactgcccagcttcccgTGATTCCTTCAGAGGACGGTGGCTAGGAGTGAAGCTCTGGGATGTAGGACCTTGTGTCAATCAGTCAAAGCATTGGGGGTGCCACACTGCTCTAATCGGATCTCTGAAGACAGAGATGAGGCTAACCTGGAACATACAGGCctattcttaaacaaaacaaaacccctcaccACTTGGGAGCACATCCAGGCTGAGGAAGAGTCAACAGAAGGGTGGGGGGCCAGGAAGGTGGTAGTGTTTGGTTCCCATGTAGCCGATACTGTGTTGTCAGTGCCAAACCGTATCTTTTATCCCAGGTTAGATCCTACCTGCCGTTGCCCCAGAGCTTGAATCACTCAGTAGTGGGCTGTGAGAAAGAATTCCCTTTTCAGAGACTCAGAACAGTGGAAGTGTCCTGCAGTTCATCTGTGGGGGGACAACTCTAGAACATCTCCCTTCCCAATCACCCCCTTGTTAGTGGTCTCTTGTGTTAGGACTTTCAGCTCTAACCAGGGCCTAAAACCATTTGAGGAATTCAATCTGTTATTCTTAGCAGTGATAGACTTCTTTTTCCATGCCCACTGTGGAGCTATTTATAGAGTGGAGTTCTGAATTGTTATTTTAGGCCTTTGGTCAGGCATTCCTCGCCTTTCCCAGGCTTCCCTGAGCACCCTGACAGGATAAGGTCAGCCTTATCCTGGGAGAAGAACAGACAGGTGGGGTGCCTGTGTTTGCTGTGTATCATTTTGCCCTTGGAGGCCTGCTTGTCTTTGACAAGCTCTTTATTCTTGGGGCTAGTtgtgaagaggcagaggcagagcctcACAAAGACCTTTGTTGTGAGGGGAGGCAGTAAaacttccccccttcccccagcacgcacgcacgcacgcacgcacgcacgcacacacacacacacacacacacacacacacacacacacacacacacccctcttagAGCAAGGAAGCAGTAAATGGATTAGGCTGAGCCTTCTGTAAACTAAAGGGATTATGGTGGAGAGCTGCAGGCGCCCGCCTTTGCCTCCCACTGGCTTGACTCACCAGCAGCTGGTTTCCCTGCTGAGGCCCCTGCAGAGTTACAACCAGGCTGCTCCTTTGGCTATCTTTAAATTTCCCCAGATATCCTCTGGGTAGAGAATTAGGAAAGAATGAAGGGTATGTGTGCACTTGAAAAGTAAACAAAGTGCTGGAGGTGTAGTCCAGTTAGTAGTGATTGCATAGCTTGGtgaggccctgggcttgatcGCAGGCTGCCTGAAGTAGATAATcacaatcccagcattcctaaGGCTGGGgaccagaggcaggagaactagaacttcaaggtcatcctcagttacctgtcaagtttaaggccagcctgggctacatgaggtcctgtatcaaaatgaaataaactagaaTATGTTACTAGATTTTCCTTTcattataaatgtgtatgtaaacTAATGAGTGATCATGATTGTCCTTTAAAAATGACCCTTCCAGCCAGTTTCTGcctctacaaagtgagatcctgtctcaaaaaacaaaattttcctgttttttatcctaaaacaatgGAGCAAAGGACAAGCTGAAACTTAGCAAGTTTATTCGCAGTGTACCTGTGCCCTGGTTAGTCAAATCCTCCACATCCCTACTCCACCCATctcctacccacccccacccccgagtaTATAAAGACTTGGTGAGGTCAAGATTTTAAGCTACATTCTGTTAAAAGGCCAGACTGGCATGTAAGTGTTTAGAAACTGTCCTGGTTTCTATTTCCCCAGACCACTTACCCTCCAGCCTCTTCTATGTCTGAGGCTGACATTGTGCAACAGCCACAGGTTTTTGATTCCACCAAGCGAGTATGGGAGAGCAGTGATTGGGTCCAAGATTTGGAATTAAAGCTTTGGGGCTGTGCCCATCTGTTGGCTGGCAGTGATAATACCCAATGATAATTCTTGAGGCTGGCAGAAAGGCAGCACGGCATCCTGAGCTGGCAAACGTTAGTTTCTAGTGAGTAAAACGTGTACTGAGATCTACACTGCCACTAGCTGACCAAGTCTTTTTCATGGAGCCTTGGTCACCTTACCTGGGAGGCAGGTGAGAACACCGTCAGCATAGGTGGTGACGGTTGCAGTGTGTGGTATGGCACGTAGCCCATAACAGAGTGCTTACTAAAGGTCGTCGCCAGTAAGGCCCAAAGCCGAAGCTGCAGTGCTCTCCTATAGAGAGCCCATGAAGGCCAGCTTCCAGGATGCCTCTGTCCACTGGAGTGCCCACTGCTGGAAGCCCCCGGGGTCAGATGGAGCCCTGGGAGCAGCTCCTGGGGGCCGTCACACCTCTACTGTGGATTTTAGATGTTTCTGCTTctcaatgttttctcttttttcctgcctgcttgcctgccttttGGACTTCTTGCTGTCTAGGGTGGCAGATGAAGCTTTCTACAAACAACCCTTCGCTGACGTGATTGGTTATGTGTATGTTGCAAAACtaattccttttcttgttttgattcttcctttctgtttagaGTTAATATTCCTTTTTGTCACaagttgctttgctttttaaaatatttcacattgGCTCTGTGGGGCTGCTTGAGAGTTTATAAGCTAGATATGACCGTTGCTAATCTTGCAGAACTATCATTCCACGAACTCCCTGGTGGCCATTTTCATACTTGAGGTCCTGGAGGGAAGCAAGCTTTCATGCTCTctgggaagggtttgttttgagCTTAGGTGGGTCTGACCACTTGCTGGTACTGCCAGCTTCCAggccctgctgcctgcctgtctgcctaagACGGGAAGGAGAGTCTCCCTTGTGGAGCTATTGATGACCTAAGATGTGGGGCCATGATCAGCAGCACCTTATTACCAGAGtcagagctggggaggggggCTTAAAGAAAGTGAAGTGTCTCTCACTCAGGCAGCGTGGGTACCTCTCACTGTTTCTCCCTGGTCTTAGATATTAGAAATTGCTATTTTAGTGGCCAGCTTCTGGTGCCCTGTCCCCTCACCCCAGCACAGAGTTCACAGCTGTGAAGTCAAGATAGTCAAAACTGTCCAGTAAACTACTTCAGTTTTCTCCCCCAGAAGAAAAAGCTTTTCTGGaaagcttttttttgttttgtttttaataaagatcTTTGTTAGTGAAAACAAGATTGCTGAGGACTTGAAAATACTTGgacctgttttcctttttatgacAGAACTAGGAGGAAAAAATAACAACTACTTGGGGAAGGTGGTAGGCAGAGACTCTTGGGGCCCATGACCCTGAGATGGCCACCTTAGGTTTCCTGGGCCCCGGTGAGTTTGCAGTGAGACTTGTGAAAtgctggacttacaggtggtGTTCACTTGGACTTTTACACATTCTCTGGAGTAGAGATGGAGACTGGAAAAGTTGAGTCTGGGTCTGCTGGACAGCAGGGTGGCCCGGCAAAGGCAGCTGCACCTCCCAGGCCTAGAGAGAGCGGCAAGGGCATGTCTAGCTTACTGACCATCTGCATCGAGCCATTCTCATTTTCTATATCTGACTTAAAgtttctccttgtttcttttcttctcttcacctTTAAGCACAAACATAAACCATCCTTGCTACAGCCTAGAACAGTTAAGTAAACCTTTCTCACTGCCCCTAACTGTGTGTGCCATGAAGTCGCAGTGTTGGGCTTCAGCAGTGTTTGCCACGGCCATCCCTGTGATAGTGCAACCCTCTGTCCCCACAGACCGGTCATCTCCATTGCTTTTGCTTTGCCCGTGATGCTTGTTGGAGTAGCTGAAGTCCACCGTGTCTTTCCCACTTCTCCCACGTGCCTTTGGGCTGTTGCTCCAGCTAGTTAGTTCCCACTGGGGGTGGGCTGATCCTCATGTGAAAGAATGTTGGAGTGGCATCCTGCCAAAAAGCAGCTCAGGTTGGCTCTCCTGCCAGGGTCTCCCCTGAGTGGCACCAGACACCTggctggagagaaaatggcagactgTTGGCTGAGCTGGTGAATGTCCTAACAACCCCTTCCAGAATGGCTTTTGTCTCTAGTGCCTGCTAGCATGGGAGCTTGGTCTGGAATGCCTTTTGCTCTGCCCTGTTTCTCTCCAGCCTTAGGAGTTGAGGTAATTATGCAGTGACCCAGGGGCTTTTTAGAAGTCTTAATTCCCTTGAACCTCAGTGTAGCCCAGCACAAGCTACTCTGCACACCCTTAATCAGCCAGCTGCTTTGCTCTTGATCAGAAAAGCAGTTTGTAGTTGGTCAAGGACTTGCTTTTCATGCTCTGATGAGCAGAGCTAGCCATAGAGACGGACCGAGCCCTGAACCAAACCTGTACTCCGCCATTTCACACAGCAGCCTGGGTACCTGTATCTAGGAGAGTTGGCCACATGTCTGCCCCTGCTTCTGACATGAGCTAGGGGCTGATACTCTTCTGGAAAACTCGAGTGCCACTGAGTCAAAAGTCACTTACTCTGTAGCAGGTTATAGCAAGGCAGCCACTAGATTGCTcaaagggttgtttgtttgtttgtttacattaaaCCAACATATTTTGTTATTGCTTCCAGGGCAGCAGAAGAAGCCTTTGTAAACGACATTGACGAGTCATCCCCAGGCACTGAGTGGGAGCGGGTGGCCCGCCTGTGTGACTTTAACCCCAAGTCCAGCAAACAGGCCAAAGATGTCTCTCGCATGCGCTCAGTCCTCATCTCCCTGAAGCAGGCCCCCCTGGTGCACTGAAGAGCCACCCCGTGGAAACACTACGTCTACAATATCTTAATCCTACTCAGTGAAGCTGTTCACGTAATTGGATTAATTATGTTGAGTTCTTTTGGACCAAACCTTTTGTCTTTAGAGTTGATCATTGTTTGTGATTGCATGTTTCCTTCAACTGTGTTCTCCCTGGCattcagagaagagagaggaagaggaagggagagaagctcCCGACAGTAGCCTCAACCTGTGCTTTTGTGCATTATTCTGAGAATAAATTTCTGTTTCAAACAATATATACATGAAGCATCTTTAATTGATCCGAAAATGGTCCTGCAGCTTGGGGCAAGCTTAAAGGGGTGTGAGGGATTCTCGTTTATTTCTGGAGCTGAGAAGGCACAGTTATTGAGCATCTACCCTTTTTAAACTATAGTAACTCCATATTTCTGGTATTTGGGGGTTGGGATACTAGAGAGTGAACCTGGGGTCTTGGGTGCTATGGAACCTGCTGTCACAGCCCATCAGCTGCCCTCTCTACCTTTTGAAATAGGGGTCCAACTTAACCAGTTTCTCCTCTCCCCTGAACCTCCATGTTCTAGAACATGGCCCTTGGTTTTGGTATTGACCATCTCTGGGGTTTGTTTGGATATTTTGTCAGTTTTAAGTTTTGATATTATCCAGATGAAATAAACTAGGGACAGAAGTGATGGCGGTAAGTTCCAAGGCTAAATCATAAAGGGCAGCACAGACGTGCACCTCGTGGGGAGCAGAGGCTCTCCAGCCCGTGACTCGGACATCACTGATGCAGTCACTGATGTTTAGAGTCCTCCGAGTCTTTTGTTGCACGGCATTTACAATTTTTGCTTAGCCACATGTAGCTTCATAAGGAGACAGAATGAGgggagaggctggccatgagggctcacgcctttcatcccaggactggtgaagcagaggaaggtggatctcttgagtttgaggccagtctggtccacagagtgagttacaAGCCACTAAGGCTGCCTTTAAAAAAGAGGAAGTAGTAATCGGTTCCCAGGTTATTCAGAGGGTGTTCAACATTTAGTGTTGAGCTTCCTTCCTCAGCCTACCTTTTCTCTGTCAAATACTAGATGCTAGTTTAATAATGGTCTCTATTAGTAGCTCCTTTTCCCTTGGTTAAGAAAGCAGTGGTACTTGataacataaattatataatgGTAAAAGGTAAGCAAGGCCACAAATACAGAGCTCTTTTGGGAAAAGAAGTGATTTTTTACCTGAGTTACATAAGGGTAAGCCTACTGAAAGGGTGTTAAGACTTGGACAAgggaatgtattttttttctcttaaatttggTTCAGAattgcaataaaatatttatttaaattgagaCATAGTTTCACCATATATATTTCGTCAGAATGTATTACACTTTCCACGATTTGATTAAAACTAAGATTTAGCTTTCAGTTTGGTATCATCCTTTCAAATATATGGCTCACAGCATGGTAGCAGTGCAGTTGTTTGGTGTGCAGTAATTACAGGGTAACCCATCACTAAGTGATGAGACCCCTTAGTCCCATCCTCTGTCCCAGACATAGCTGCCTGGATAATAACCAGGCCCACGTGATGAGTgaaggcagcagttctcaacctgtgggtcgtaaCCCCTTGGGTCAGAAGACCCTTTTCACAGGGggcatatatcagatatcctacatatcatatatttacattttgattcattaCTGTAGGAGAATTACAgttagcaacaaagtaattttatggttcggggtcaccacaacatgagtgGTATTAACTCATTTAATACCTGGAACTATATATAGTAAAGGATTACAGCATAAAGAAGGTTGAGAAACCACTGGTTTAAGGGCTGGATCTAACCAGCCCAAGAAAGATGTATGTAGCCGATAGCAAAGCTGGAGGGGCTGAGCCTCTGAACTCTTTTGACACTGATGGCACCAGTATAGGCATGAAGCTGCAgggtttggagtttgccctgctgggtttGGTTTATGTCCAGTGTTCTCATTGTGCTCCTGTTTCCCACTGTGGCCGATAATTCCTTCTGTGCCCCATTCCTCATGCCCCTAGTCCCATGCCTCCACTGCTCTCTTTGGAAGCAAAATATATACTCTACCATTGTGGGCTGGAAgtctgtaattttcattttaccaGGACGTAGCTGAGAGATTCCCTTACGTCTCCGAAGAAACTTAATACTTAGTTTTAAGACTGTTAGAGACTACAGGGACTTTCAAGGTGGACTGACTGACTACTTTGCATTGCAGTATGTCCATGAGTTTATGGGAGTCAGGAGTGGATGCAGTTCGAATGGGAATGTCTTCCGTAGGCTCAGGTATGGTGCTGTTTGCCGGGGGCAGCCTGGGTAAGTCCATGGCCTCCCCCATTTGCACTCACTCACCCTGCTGCTGTTTGCTTGTGACTGAAGATGTGGTTTCTCAAACTCCCTGCCCTGGCCTCCTGTTCCTGTGCCTTCCCAGTCTATGGATTCTCTAGAACTATAAGCTAATGAAACTCTCCCTTCTGTAACTTGCCTTGGTCACCATCAGAGCAGCAGAAGGTAACTGATATAATGGCACTTGTTGGTGCTTATTCCAGGGTACTGTTAGTAGGCAGAA from Mastomys coucha isolate ucsf_1 unplaced genomic scaffold, UCSF_Mcou_1 pScaffold18, whole genome shotgun sequence carries:
- the Clta gene encoding clathrin light chain A isoform X1 encodes the protein MAELDPFGAPAGAPGGPALGNGVAGAGEEDPAAAFLAQQESEIAGIENDEAFAILDGGAPGPQPHGEPPGGPDAVDGVMNGEYYQESNGPTDSYAAISEVDRLQSEPESIRKWREEQTERLEALDANSRKQEAEWKEKAIKELEEWYARQDEQLQKTKANNRVADEAFYKQPFADVIGYVTNINHPCYSLEQAAEEAFVNDIDESSPGTEWERVARLCDFNPKSSKQAKDVSRMRSVLISLKQAPLVH